Proteins from a single region of Sesamum indicum cultivar Zhongzhi No. 13 linkage group LG5, S_indicum_v1.0, whole genome shotgun sequence:
- the LOC105162128 gene encoding pentatricopeptide repeat-containing protein At1g62260, mitochondrial: protein MSLTRLQSKLSDVTFYLKAPMLLLPEHMHQIAFGVRLIAMFSSSTTTSLGMPLHWPGLWTAQPWQFHANLVFSTLQTRLSQGPRELHFANKKITELIRGGRLEDARTLFDKLFHRNTITWNSMLSGYIQHRQIAKARRFFDEIPEKDVVSWNLMISGYVSCRGMRYLDEGRNLFDKMPERTFVSWNTMISGYAKNGRMEDALRLFNSMPEKNVVSWNAMITGYLKDGDVKRASEXXXXRRDAASLSALVSGLIQNDDLDEAEKVLFEYGTMGNRKEDLIHAYNTLIAGYGQKGRVEDARRLFNQIPVRSDSGSGGSTRFERNVISWNSMIMSYVKAGDMASARELFNQMEVRDTISWNTMISGYVHVSDMETATELFSKMGTPDALSWNSIVFGFAQAGKMELALQYFERMPQKNRVSWNTIIAGYEKNAGFKEAVKHFVQMQAEGEKPDRHTLSSLLSICAESVAQHLGMQIHQLVTKLVLPDIPLSNSLITMYARCGAISEAKTVFNEMNLQKDVISWNAMIGGYASHGFAKEALELFESMKWSKVTPTYITFISVLSACAHGGLVEEGRSYFRSMISDFGIEPRAEHFASLVDVVGRHGQVEEAMDIISRMPIEPDKAVWGALLGACRVHHNVELAKVAAEALMRLEPESSGPYILLYNMYADAGRWNDADEIRMIMENNNIKKERGYSRVDSTCL from the coding sequence GTATGCCACTGCATTGGCCGGGGCTCTGGACTGCACAACCATGGCAATTTCATGCTAATTTGGTGTTCTCAACACTACAAACTAGGTTGTctcaaggacctcgagaacTCCATTTTGCTAACAAAAAGATCACAGAATTAATTCGAGGTGGACGACTTGAAGATGCGAGAACattgtttgataaattgtTCCATAGGAACACTATCACTTGGAATTCAATGCTTAGTGGGTACATTCAACATCGCCAGATTGCAAAAGCCCGGagattttttgatgaaattccTGAGAAGGATGTGGTGTCGTGGAATTTAATGATTTCAGGTTATGTGTCATGTCGTGGGATGAGGTATCTAGATGAGGGTAGGAACCTGTTTGATAAGATGCCTGAAAGGACTTTTGTTTCTTGGAACACTATGATTAGTGGGTACGCCAAGAATGGAAGGATGGAAGATGCTTTGAGGCTGTTTAATAGTATGCCAGAGAAGAATGTGGTTTCTTGGAATGCAATGATAACGGGTTACCTGAAAGATGGTGATGTAAAGAGAGCTTCAGAGCNNNNNNNNNNGAGACGAGATGCAGCATCGCTCAGTGCCCTTGTGTCTGGCTTGATTCAGAATGATGATTTGGATGAGGCTGAAAAGGTCTTATTTGAATATGGGACAATGGGCAATAGGAAAGAGGACTTAATACATGCTTATAATACTTTGATTGCTGGGTATGGTCAGAAAGGAAGGGTTGAAGATGCTCGGCGCCTTTTCAATCAGATACCCGTACGCAGTGATAGTGGAAGTGGGGGAAGCACAAGGTTTGAAAGAAATGTGATCTCATGGAATTCAATGATTATGTCATATGTGAAAGCTGGGGATATGGCATCTGCAAGGGAGTTGTTTAATCAGATGGAGGTCCGAGACACTATTTCTTGGAATACAATGATTAGTGGCTATGTTCATGTGTCAGATATGGAAACGGCTACTGAACTCTTCTCTAAAATGGGAACTCCAGATGCCTTATCATGGAATTCAATAGTGTTTGGGTTTGCACAGGCAGGAAAGATGGAACTTGCACTCCAGTATTTTGAAAGAATGCCTCAAAAGAATCGGGTTTCTTGGAATACTATAATAGCtggatatgaaaaaaatgcagGTTTTAAAGAAGCTGTCAAACATTTTGTTCAAATGCAAGCAGAAGGAGAGAAGCCAGACCGACATACTCTGTCTTCACTTCTTAGCATTTGTGCTGAATCCGTTGCTCAGCACCTGGGCATGCAAATTCATCAATTGGTCACCAAACTAGTGTTACCTGATATACCTTTAAGTAATTCTCTCATAACCATGTATGCTAGATGTGGGGCGATATCCGAAGCAAAGACTGTCTTCAATGAGATGAACCTTCAAAAGGATGTAATCTCTTGGAATGCCATGATAGGAGGATATGCATCTCATGGTTTTGCAAAAGAGGCATTAGAACTTTTTGAATCGATGAAGTGGTCTAAAGTGACACCAACTTATATCACATTCATATCAGTTTTGAGTGCTTGTGCTCACGGTGGTCTGGTGGAAGAAGGCAGGTCATATTTTAGATCCATGATTTCCGATTTTGGAATTGAACCAAGAGCTGAACATTTTGCTTCCCTTGTGGATGTTGTTGGTAGACATGGACAGGTTGAGGAGGCCATGGATATTATCAGTCGTATGCCAATTGAGCCAGACAAGGCTGTCTGGGGGGCGTTACTGGGCGCTTGCAGGGTGCACCATAATGTGGAGTTGGCTAAAGTTGCAGCTGAAGCATTAATGAGGCTTGAGCCAGAGAGCTCAGGCCCTTATATCTTGCTTTACAATATGTATGCTGATGCTGGCAGATGGAATGATGCTGACGAAATCAGGATGATTATGGAGAATAACAACATTAAAAAGGAACGAGGTTATAGCAGGGTGGATTCCACTTGCTTGTAA